One window of Bacillus alkalicellulosilyticus genomic DNA carries:
- a CDS encoding Cof-type HAD-IIB family hydrolase: MDNRHLIALDLDGTLLTDEKKISPRSKRTIAKAREQGHIVVIATGRPYRASVEYYRELQLNTPIVNFNGAFVHHPTEKSFGSYHTPLDVHTAKLIIETCEAFQVQNIIVEIIDDFYLRYNDKVIIDTIMMGRSPVEHGNLQSLLKDDPTSILVHPQDHHVHELRDLLKDAHAEVIDQRVWGAPWNVIEIIKAGMNKAIGLQRISEYFDIPQQRIIAFGDEDNDLEMLEYAGRGIAMENAISELKTVANEITLSNEEDGIAIYLEEVLGIR; this comes from the coding sequence ATGGACAATCGACATTTAATTGCCTTAGATTTAGACGGTACTTTATTAACAGATGAAAAAAAAATCTCGCCACGTTCGAAACGTACCATCGCAAAAGCAAGAGAACAAGGTCATATTGTAGTGATTGCCACTGGGAGACCTTATCGTGCGAGTGTGGAATATTATCGGGAGCTTCAGTTAAATACTCCGATTGTAAACTTCAATGGGGCTTTTGTTCATCACCCCACTGAAAAAAGTTTCGGTTCCTACCATACCCCTTTAGATGTACATACAGCAAAATTAATTATAGAAACATGTGAAGCTTTTCAAGTTCAAAACATCATTGTTGAAATTATTGACGATTTTTACTTGCGTTATAACGATAAAGTGATTATTGATACGATCATGATGGGTAGGTCCCCTGTAGAGCATGGTAATTTACAGTCGCTGTTGAAAGATGATCCAACATCTATTCTTGTTCACCCTCAAGACCATCATGTTCATGAACTTCGTGACTTGTTAAAAGATGCTCACGCTGAGGTTATTGACCAACGTGTATGGGGTGCGCCGTGGAATGTAATTGAAATTATTAAAGCCGGGATGAATAAAGCGATTGGCTTACAACGAATTAGCGAATATTTTGATATTCCACAGCAACGAATTATTGCTTTTGGAGATGAAGATAACGATTTAGAAATGTTGGAATATGCAGGTAGAGGAATTGCGATGGAAAATGCGATTTCAGAACTTAAAACGGTGGCAAACGAGATTACGCTAAGCAATGAAGAAGATGGGATCGCCATTTATTTAGAGGAAGTATTAGGAATCAGGTAA
- a CDS encoding GNAT family N-acetyltransferase, with the protein MKIYEVPKDSDQSLRTRIADLLMGQMESLGKDDAYERLIHAIHLTLHPNSTAHIFVAEKEGQLLGAAFFNIGVSITKGGHYLWLNDLYVHKEHRNQGIAKKILLSLIYWAENKEIKGIELETGMNNEATKALYNSLGFYDIISKRYGFRF; encoded by the coding sequence ATGAAAATTTATGAAGTTCCTAAAGATTCAGACCAATCACTTCGAACAAGGATTGCTGATTTATTAATGGGACAAATGGAGTCATTGGGGAAAGACGATGCTTATGAAAGGTTGATACATGCTATTCATTTAACTCTACACCCTAATTCAACAGCCCATATTTTTGTTGCGGAAAAGGAAGGCCAATTGCTTGGTGCTGCCTTTTTTAACATTGGTGTGAGTATCACAAAGGGCGGACACTATTTGTGGTTAAATGACCTATATGTGCATAAGGAACATCGAAATCAGGGAATCGCTAAGAAAATATTACTGAGTCTTATTTATTGGGCAGAAAATAAAGAAATTAAAGGAATTGAACTTGAAACAGGTATGAATAACGAGGCAACCAAAGCTCTTTACAATTCATTGGGGTTTTATGACATCATTTCAAAACGATATGGGTTTCGGTTTTAA
- a CDS encoding DUF6154 family protein has protein sequence MKFAEELYRLYENDIQGNEDALLVVSAILEDYERSDILAEIKGMSDDEVMEMFMLYIYEKLRLYIADSDSGRDIAFEREHVKRLFH, from the coding sequence ATGAAGTTTGCGGAAGAACTATATCGTCTATATGAAAATGATATCCAAGGAAATGAGGATGCTTTACTCGTTGTTTCGGCGATCTTAGAAGATTATGAGCGTAGTGATATTCTCGCTGAAATTAAAGGAATGAGTGATGATGAAGTGATGGAGATGTTCATGCTATATATTTATGAAAAGCTACGCTTATACATTGCTGATAGTGACAGTGGTCGAGACATCGCTTTCGAAAGAGAACATGTAAAACGCCTTTTCCACTAA
- a CDS encoding helix-turn-helix domain-containing protein, producing the protein MDKINLNKIIGKRLRVIRTERQISLDKLAEMTGVSKPMLGQIERGESNPTVGTLWKIANGLQVPFTTFIEEETPRVKLVRRDHIEPLREESGQFHVTPLFPKETGKPFECFSVTLNKGCHYQSEAHASGVEEYVFVEKGTLTLTVANHMHHLHVGDAIQFAAHFEHTYRNETNEDCIVTMMIFYR; encoded by the coding sequence ATGGACAAGATAAATTTAAATAAAATCATCGGGAAGCGATTGCGTGTTATCCGAACTGAGCGTCAGATAAGCTTAGACAAGTTAGCAGAAATGACAGGGGTAAGTAAACCGATGCTTGGTCAAATTGAAAGGGGAGAATCTAATCCCACAGTAGGTACGCTATGGAAAATTGCAAATGGATTGCAAGTTCCTTTTACGACTTTTATTGAAGAGGAGACTCCGAGGGTAAAGCTTGTTCGACGTGACCACATTGAACCGTTACGTGAAGAAAGTGGACAATTTCATGTAACGCCTCTTTTTCCAAAAGAAACAGGAAAGCCATTTGAATGTTTTTCAGTTACCTTAAATAAAGGATGTCATTATCAATCTGAGGCACATGCTTCCGGTGTTGAAGAATATGTTTTTGTAGAAAAAGGAACATTAACATTAACCGTCGCTAATCACATGCACCATCTTCATGTTGGAGATGCGATTCAATTTGCAGCTCATTTTGAACATACGTATAGGAATGAAACAAATGAGGACTGTATTGTGACAATGATGATTTTTTACCGGTAA
- a CDS encoding AzlC family ABC transporter permease, with the protein MATITLSERLQITKGLLAGIGIAIGYTPAALTFGLLAKSTGLTFYETLAMSTFVFAGAAQYMALTLIALGTGAFEIIFTTFIVNIRHLLMSASVSEKIERTHPLKKATMAFGITDEVFAVTATQQGKVTSSFVIGVAAISYGSWVINSGLGYAAGSILPNVLQESMAIALYAMFIALLMPSLKRHRKVLSLAIIAAMLNLLFSLFMPNGWSIICATLVSAVGVEVIAGKGRDHD; encoded by the coding sequence ATGGCTACCATCACTTTATCTGAACGACTACAAATAACAAAAGGTTTGCTAGCAGGAATTGGTATTGCCATTGGTTATACTCCTGCTGCACTCACCTTTGGATTATTGGCCAAAAGTACAGGGCTCACTTTTTACGAGACACTCGCGATGAGTACCTTTGTCTTTGCTGGTGCAGCACAATATATGGCACTCACCTTAATCGCTCTAGGAACCGGAGCCTTTGAAATCATATTTACCACGTTTATTGTGAACATTCGTCATTTATTAATGAGTGCATCCGTGAGTGAAAAAATTGAAAGAACACATCCTCTTAAAAAAGCTACAATGGCGTTTGGCATTACAGATGAGGTATTTGCTGTCACCGCAACCCAGCAAGGAAAAGTAACAAGTTCATTTGTCATTGGAGTTGCCGCGATCTCTTATGGAAGCTGGGTCATTAACTCTGGTTTGGGCTATGCCGCTGGCTCCATTTTACCAAATGTTCTGCAAGAAAGCATGGCCATCGCTTTATATGCGATGTTTATCGCCTTGCTGATGCCTTCTTTAAAGAGACACCGAAAAGTACTATCCCTTGCTATTATTGCGGCAATGTTAAATTTATTATTTTCACTATTTATGCCAAACGGTTGGTCAATTATTTGTGCCACTCTAGTGTCTGCCGTGGGTGTAGAAGTAATCGCTGGAAAGGGACGAGATCATGACTAA
- a CDS encoding AzlD domain-containing protein: MTNSLIWIIIGMAVVTYIPRMLPLVFLDANRIPPILQAILRNVPYAALGALIFPGILFVNESLWYGIIGGITAIIVSYLGANLIVVVISSIVILTIYSYFI, encoded by the coding sequence ATGACTAACTCACTAATTTGGATAATTATAGGAATGGCTGTTGTTACATATATTCCTCGGATGTTGCCGTTAGTTTTCTTAGATGCCAACCGTATCCCCCCCATCTTACAAGCGATTTTGCGAAATGTACCCTACGCAGCATTGGGGGCTCTTATCTTTCCTGGTATCTTATTTGTAAACGAGTCGTTGTGGTACGGAATCATTGGCGGAATCACAGCAATCATTGTCTCTTATCTTGGCGCTAATCTAATAGTAGTTGTGATTAGCAGTATTGTTATCTTAACAATATATTCCTATTTTATATAA
- a CDS encoding DEAD/DEAH box helicase: MNYSYNPNKIIVHGGWIEHNLFIWAEQKQHKKYKEFVNFQYPFLFSPFELKLALFRNDPASFYGSFIPTEKAIITVPVIERQFYSLVGEAIVYQAKSEDTEFKFPIEGICIPIDELTTHIDTIISWTSSGDLVIADDLAYSIALLERIRNEIANKNFLPSGNGSWTLTSFDPAEWDAVIPPSMVSLSKSSMYAQRHSSSDHFNLLELVNTLCDSYLRTLLSEDEDSHEAFSNMKNGKSEVLLTHLNALQSQSKTKVTDLDDKFLQEQLGAITASPFRTGIAIDEPKLESEPWMISLFVQDKKNPSIVVTITELQNGQHPWRANPIPQLKQDLQQAKSKIPILSSLSMTNPKIEASKDEIYQFLTEDYDELQSLGFTVAVPQWWKRKQQKIAVQLNMETFERGNTSGFEPLLNWEGIANFNYQVIIDGLEISEQEFMSLVNEKESFVQIQGKWMFWDPKQANRLKKQIEKQKKSSYSSIHALQMQDDDLDIHFDIEWDEKIQELIDNIQQKQTELLPVPSGLIGELRPYQQKGMSWLLQMRKVGFGACLADDMGLGKSIQTIAYILSIYEQPTLGSQEPFLLVCPTSLIGNWEKEIAQFAPDLKVYVHHGTSRLNETEFLQDRSQFHVIITSYAIAFRDIDFLTEFTWNGLILDEAQHIKNIETKQRKAIKRIYATHRIALTGTPIENRLKELWSIIDLLNDGYLGSFQHFTTTFSKEIEGQQSNGERLQQLQQLITPFILRRKKSDESLKLQLPEKNELTYEVGLTLEQASLYQAIVNELFTTIETGTEMERRALILSSLTKLKQICNHPAQLLKEKEPLDNRSEKWDLLMTLVEQITDRDEKLLIFSQFKEMGDLIQQALSQKYNQEIPFLHGGLQRSKREQLIQTFKEDDDTKIFILSLKAGGVGLNLTAATHVIHYDRWWNPAVENQATDRAYRIGQTEDVTVHKFITKGTLEERINRMLQTKQKLAEDVLTVGEKQLSELSIDELKELLMLRQ; the protein is encoded by the coding sequence TTGAATTATAGCTACAATCCGAATAAAATCATTGTTCACGGCGGTTGGATTGAACACAACTTATTTATTTGGGCCGAACAAAAACAACATAAAAAATATAAAGAGTTCGTTAATTTCCAATATCCATTTCTGTTTTCTCCATTTGAGCTAAAACTAGCCTTATTCCGAAATGACCCTGCTTCTTTTTATGGGTCATTCATCCCAACAGAAAAAGCCATAATTACGGTTCCTGTGATTGAAAGACAATTTTATTCACTTGTAGGCGAAGCGATTGTCTATCAAGCCAAAAGCGAGGATACGGAATTTAAGTTTCCGATTGAAGGAATCTGTATTCCAATAGATGAACTAACGACTCACATTGACACGATAATATCATGGACTTCAAGTGGGGATTTAGTGATAGCTGATGATTTAGCGTATTCAATTGCCTTATTAGAAAGGATACGTAACGAAATCGCTAACAAAAATTTTCTACCTTCAGGAAACGGTTCTTGGACGTTAACAAGTTTCGATCCTGCTGAATGGGATGCTGTTATCCCACCTTCAATGGTCTCGCTATCTAAGTCAAGTATGTATGCACAACGGCATTCGAGCTCAGACCATTTCAACTTACTTGAGTTGGTTAATACGCTATGTGATTCTTATCTTCGCACACTTCTGTCTGAAGATGAAGACAGTCACGAAGCATTTTCAAATATGAAAAACGGAAAATCTGAAGTACTACTTACTCATCTAAACGCATTACAATCACAATCAAAAACGAAAGTAACCGACTTAGATGATAAATTTTTGCAGGAACAACTCGGTGCGATAACAGCTTCACCATTTCGCACTGGGATCGCCATTGATGAACCGAAACTAGAAAGTGAACCTTGGATGATTTCGTTATTCGTTCAAGATAAAAAGAATCCTTCTATCGTTGTTACGATTACTGAATTACAAAATGGGCAACACCCATGGAGGGCAAATCCAATCCCTCAACTGAAACAAGACTTACAACAAGCCAAAAGTAAAATTCCGATTCTCTCATCCCTCTCTATGACGAATCCAAAAATAGAAGCATCCAAGGATGAGATTTATCAGTTTTTAACAGAGGATTATGATGAATTACAATCCCTAGGTTTTACAGTTGCTGTTCCTCAATGGTGGAAACGAAAGCAGCAAAAAATTGCTGTTCAACTTAATATGGAAACCTTTGAACGAGGCAACACGTCTGGATTTGAACCTCTACTGAATTGGGAAGGAATCGCAAATTTTAACTACCAAGTTATCATTGACGGATTAGAAATATCAGAACAAGAATTTATGTCACTAGTGAACGAGAAAGAATCCTTTGTGCAAATTCAAGGAAAATGGATGTTTTGGGACCCAAAACAAGCCAATCGTTTAAAAAAACAAATTGAAAAACAAAAAAAGTCATCCTATTCTTCCATTCATGCGCTTCAAATGCAAGACGATGATTTAGACATTCATTTTGATATTGAATGGGACGAAAAAATTCAGGAGCTTATTGATAATATCCAGCAGAAGCAAACGGAACTTCTACCCGTGCCAAGCGGTCTTATCGGAGAATTAAGGCCATACCAACAAAAAGGAATGTCGTGGCTATTGCAAATGAGAAAAGTAGGGTTTGGTGCTTGTCTTGCCGACGATATGGGATTAGGTAAATCGATTCAAACGATTGCCTATATTCTTTCTATCTACGAGCAACCTACATTAGGAAGTCAAGAACCATTCTTGCTCGTATGCCCCACTTCTTTAATTGGGAACTGGGAAAAAGAAATTGCTCAATTTGCTCCTGACTTAAAAGTGTATGTTCATCATGGCACAAGCCGATTAAATGAAACCGAATTTTTACAAGACCGTTCTCAGTTTCATGTCATTATTACGTCGTACGCGATTGCTTTTCGTGATATTGACTTTCTAACCGAGTTTACATGGAATGGACTTATTCTTGATGAGGCCCAGCATATTAAAAACATTGAAACAAAACAGAGAAAAGCGATTAAAAGAATCTATGCTACGCACCGAATTGCTTTAACCGGTACTCCAATTGAAAATCGCTTAAAAGAACTATGGTCGATTATTGATTTATTGAATGATGGATATTTAGGTAGCTTCCAGCACTTTACTACAACGTTTAGTAAAGAAATTGAAGGACAACAAAGTAACGGCGAACGGTTGCAACAGCTTCAGCAACTGATTACTCCTTTTATCCTTAGACGGAAAAAGTCGGATGAATCACTAAAGCTTCAATTACCTGAAAAGAATGAACTGACATATGAAGTTGGGTTAACCTTAGAACAAGCTAGCTTATATCAAGCCATAGTAAACGAGTTGTTTACAACGATTGAAACAGGAACGGAAATGGAGCGTAGAGCTCTCATTTTAAGTAGTCTAACCAAGCTGAAACAGATTTGTAACCATCCCGCTCAATTGTTAAAAGAAAAAGAGCCTCTTGATAATCGTTCTGAAAAGTGGGATTTGTTAATGACTCTTGTTGAGCAAATTACAGATAGAGATGAAAAGCTTCTCATTTTTAGTCAATTCAAAGAAATGGGAGATTTAATTCAACAAGCTCTCTCACAAAAATATAATCAAGAGATTCCATTTTTACACGGGGGATTGCAACGCAGTAAAAGAGAACAACTTATCCAAACCTTTAAAGAGGATGACGATACAAAAATCTTTATTCTTTCTTTAAAGGCTGGAGGAGTCGGTTTAAATTTAACAGCCGCCACTCATGTTATTCATTATGACCGGTGGTGGAATCCCGCTGTCGAAAACCAAGCTACCGATAGAGCATATCGTATTGGTCAAACAGAAGATGTAACGGTTCATAAATTTATCACCAAAGGAACGTTAGAAGAACGAATCAATAGAATGCTTCAAACGAAGCAAAAACTTGCAGAGGATGTCCTAACCGTTGGCGAAAAACAGTTGTCTGAACTCTCTATTGATGAGTTAAAAGAACTATTAATGCTGCGGCAATAA
- a CDS encoding YitT family protein, translating into MEVAKKLVVIIFGAVLIAIALNVFLIPANIFASGFTGTAQLLAYVLPVSTGILLFLLNIPVAIIGWLKIGKAFTVYSFVNVIFTMFFLEIIPIIEISSDILLNAVFGGVILAFGAGITLKYGASSGGLDIIALILSRMSDRPVGVYFFVLNAIIVVTSGLLFDWEKALYTLVTLYVSSRLIDAIHTRHVKLTAMIITKKPDELRKAIHERITRGITRIPAKGGYSEEEKEMLVTVITRYELYDLKQVIHSVDPQAFTNIVETAGVFGLFRKDG; encoded by the coding sequence ATGGAAGTTGCAAAAAAATTAGTTGTCATCATTTTTGGAGCCGTTTTGATTGCGATTGCATTAAATGTCTTTTTAATTCCAGCTAATATTTTTGCTAGTGGCTTTACAGGAACAGCGCAATTATTAGCATACGTTTTACCGGTTTCAACTGGTATTTTATTATTTCTCTTAAACATTCCTGTCGCAATTATAGGGTGGTTAAAAATAGGAAAAGCATTCACGGTGTATAGTTTTGTTAACGTTATTTTTACGATGTTCTTTTTAGAGATTATTCCAATTATCGAAATTTCGAGCGATATCCTCCTAAACGCTGTGTTTGGTGGAGTAATCCTTGCATTTGGTGCGGGGATTACATTAAAATACGGTGCTTCCTCGGGAGGACTGGATATAATTGCGCTTATTCTTTCTAGAATGAGTGACCGTCCTGTCGGAGTTTATTTTTTCGTTTTAAATGCGATTATTGTTGTAACATCTGGTCTTCTTTTTGATTGGGAGAAGGCGTTATATACTTTAGTGACTCTTTACGTTTCTTCTCGATTGATTGATGCCATTCATACGAGACACGTTAAATTAACGGCGATGATCATTACAAAAAAGCCAGATGAACTTAGAAAAGCGATTCATGAGCGAATTACTCGAGGCATTACGAGAATCCCTGCAAAGGGTGGATATTCTGAGGAAGAGAAAGAAATGTTAGTCACTGTTATTACTAGATATGAGTTGTATGATTTAAAACAAGTCATTCATTCAGTTGACCCGCAGGCGTTTACAAATATAGTGGAAACAGCAGGAGTGTTTGGATTATTTAGAAAAGACGGGTAA
- the yjfP gene encoding esterase — MITIKQESMADVPVLHVVRQEHDNKPLPVVIFFHGFKSAKEHNLHYGYLLAEKGFRVILPDVNYHGQRDKNITAKERELLFWDFVLEAIHEVEDIKQNLEQRQLIKDQSIGLAGTSMGAIITYGALRRYPWIKTAVSLMGSPYYHHFAKAQVAELKKKGYTFNEEEIEYKISLLREYDVTSDVTVLQERPLLIWHGEKDHVVPYQYSVNMYQQLLPLYANAKEKLVFISDPHRDHKVSRAGVIATVEWFEKNLY; from the coding sequence ATGATAACCATTAAACAAGAATCAATGGCGGATGTACCTGTTTTACATGTAGTAAGGCAAGAGCATGACAATAAACCATTACCGGTCGTTATTTTTTTCCATGGATTCAAAAGCGCCAAAGAGCATAACTTACATTATGGATATTTATTGGCTGAAAAAGGATTTAGAGTTATCCTCCCTGATGTGAATTATCATGGTCAACGTGATAAAAATATTACAGCAAAAGAAAGAGAGTTGTTATTTTGGGACTTTGTTTTGGAAGCCATACATGAAGTCGAAGACATCAAACAGAACCTCGAGCAACGTCAACTTATTAAAGACCAATCGATAGGGCTAGCAGGGACTTCAATGGGTGCGATTATTACATATGGAGCTTTACGAAGATATCCTTGGATTAAGACTGCTGTTTCATTAATGGGATCTCCTTATTATCATCATTTTGCAAAAGCACAAGTAGCTGAGTTGAAAAAGAAAGGGTATACCTTTAACGAAGAGGAAATTGAATATAAAATTTCACTTTTAAGAGAGTATGATGTCACGAGCGATGTAACGGTATTACAGGAACGACCTCTTTTAATTTGGCATGGAGAGAAGGATCATGTTGTACCTTATCAATATTCGGTCAATATGTACCAACAGCTTTTACCTTTGTATGCAAACGCTAAGGAAAAGTTAGTGTTTATATCGGACCCTCATCGTGACCATAAAGTATCACGAGCAGGGGTCATAGCAACAGTAGAGTGGTTTGAAAAGAATTTATACTAA
- a CDS encoding DUF3941 domain-containing protein, with protein MVTKDDDKKKKDNNAKNHEKNILREKNAEQGKHQYSKKTDHL; from the coding sequence ATGGTCACAAAAGATGACGACAAGAAGAAAAAAGACAACAATGCAAAAAATCATGAAAAAAATATACTTCGCGAGAAAAATGCTGAACAAGGGAAACACCAATACTCTAAAAAAACCGACCACTTATAA
- a CDS encoding rhodanese-like domain-containing protein, producing MSYEVDGIPQIDFKQLEELVKDNKTNKIIIDVREPDEYEEAHIPNVPLLSMRNFPMVIEELDKEKEYVFVCRSGGRSQNVALFCKENGLQHVTNYSGGMLSWQGETKSGLEKVITDVKELYK from the coding sequence TTGAGTTATGAAGTTGATGGAATTCCACAAATAGATTTTAAACAGTTAGAAGAGTTAGTAAAGGATAATAAGACAAATAAAATTATTATTGATGTTCGTGAGCCAGATGAGTATGAAGAAGCGCATATTCCTAATGTGCCCCTTTTATCAATGCGTAATTTTCCAATGGTCATTGAAGAGTTGGATAAAGAAAAAGAGTATGTGTTTGTTTGTCGTAGTGGGGGACGAAGTCAAAATGTGGCATTGTTCTGTAAGGAAAACGGTCTACAACATGTAACAAATTACTCGGGTGGCATGCTTTCTTGGCAAGGGGAAACGAAATCAGGATTAGAGAAAGTGATTACGGATGTAAAAGAGTTATATAAGTAA
- a CDS encoding AI-2E family transporter, with product MPQGKYFRIGYALIIILLIIYLATLVDFIFLPLVVLIQTLFAPVLLAGVLYYLFRPFVNLLSRKMPKVYAIIILYLTVAAVMTALFLVIGPELQKQLNSFVKNIPELMNDVRLIIINLQENEYFARFQLNENFSFEQISAELTSFLNNFLSTIGTNLASFIGFITNAVLIVVIIPFILFYMLKEGEKAPAFLLRFLPHKQQRDAQSILGDMDKALSSYIQGQIIVSFCVGVLAYIGFLIIGLEYPLVLALVAMFTNVIPFIGPWIGTVPAVIVGVLHSPLMALAVIIVVVIVQQVESNLISPQVMGRKLAIHPLTIILLILAAGRFAGLLGLILAVPTYAVLKVVVSHSYRLWKLRNQAKIEESSK from the coding sequence GTGCCTCAAGGGAAATATTTTCGAATAGGCTATGCCTTAATTATCATCTTACTTATTATCTATTTAGCGACACTTGTGGATTTTATCTTTCTGCCACTTGTCGTCTTAATTCAAACTTTGTTTGCGCCAGTATTATTAGCAGGTGTCTTGTATTATTTGTTTCGGCCATTTGTTAATTTATTATCTAGAAAAATGCCTAAAGTTTATGCAATAATCATTTTGTATTTAACTGTAGCTGCAGTGATGACAGCTTTATTTTTAGTAATTGGACCGGAGCTACAGAAACAGTTAAATAGTTTTGTCAAAAACATACCTGAGCTTATGAACGATGTCAGACTTATAATTATAAATCTTCAAGAAAACGAGTATTTTGCCCGTTTTCAATTAAATGAAAACTTCTCTTTTGAACAGATAAGTGCTGAGTTAACCTCATTCTTGAATAATTTCTTATCTACGATTGGTACTAATTTAGCTTCATTTATTGGATTTATCACGAATGCCGTGCTTATTGTGGTCATTATCCCATTTATCCTCTTTTATATGTTGAAAGAAGGGGAGAAGGCTCCAGCCTTTCTTTTGCGTTTTTTACCACATAAACAACAAAGAGATGCACAAAGTATATTAGGGGATATGGATAAAGCCCTTAGTTCATACATACAAGGGCAAATAATTGTTAGCTTTTGTGTAGGGGTGCTAGCGTATATTGGTTTTTTAATAATCGGACTGGAGTATCCGTTGGTATTAGCATTAGTAGCTATGTTTACAAATGTTATTCCATTCATTGGACCTTGGATTGGGACAGTGCCTGCAGTTATTGTTGGGGTTCTTCACTCCCCATTAATGGCGCTAGCTGTGATTATAGTTGTTGTTATTGTCCAGCAAGTGGAAAGTAATTTAATCTCACCACAAGTAATGGGTAGAAAGTTGGCTATTCATCCGTTGACCATCATTCTTCTCATTTTAGCGGCAGGGCGCTTTGCTGGGTTATTAGGTTTAATTTTAGCGGTACCGACCTATGCTGTTCTTAAAGTAGTTGTTAGTCATTCCTATCGTTTATGGAAGCTTAGAAATCAGGCAAAAATAGAAGAAAGTTCGAAGTAA
- a CDS encoding AraC family transcriptional regulator translates to MKILSILSFHCPPYPTFIKAGVALFDKGDKHFYRSSFSVFDLIIVKSGTLYMHENGYEYEINPNQYLLLAPGHSHGGSLACKEKTVYEWVHFSLPGGYTLKEKEDIDWSKIVKKEGTYTRPASFEFQIPRYSTLRTPEPFFRELDELIALSEEKNPATMLKQQMVFSECMRLLQIEAVTIPTSAEQVTNSLLSYIHAYYQQQIKISDIAKELLFHPDYLTRCMQKTMGITPVNYLNQYRMIQAKRLLATSNKKVNAIGKEVGIQDETYFSRLFKQYEGISPTEYRRGMSDRKQKSE, encoded by the coding sequence GTGAAAATTCTGAGTATTTTATCATTTCATTGTCCGCCATATCCTACTTTTATAAAAGCGGGAGTAGCTTTATTTGACAAGGGAGACAAGCATTTTTATCGTTCGAGTTTTTCAGTTTTCGACTTAATTATTGTCAAGTCAGGAACCTTGTATATGCATGAAAACGGTTACGAGTATGAGATAAATCCTAACCAATATTTACTACTGGCCCCTGGTCATTCACATGGAGGAAGTCTGGCTTGTAAGGAGAAAACCGTTTATGAGTGGGTCCACTTTTCGTTACCAGGAGGATATACTTTAAAGGAAAAAGAAGATATTGACTGGTCAAAAATCGTCAAGAAAGAAGGAACGTATACAAGACCAGCTTCTTTTGAATTTCAAATTCCAAGATACTCGACACTGCGAACGCCGGAGCCTTTTTTTCGTGAGCTAGATGAGTTAATTGCTCTTTCAGAGGAGAAAAATCCAGCTACGATGCTAAAACAACAAATGGTTTTTAGTGAATGCATGAGATTATTACAAATAGAAGCGGTGACGATTCCAACGAGTGCTGAACAAGTGACTAATAGCTTACTTTCCTATATTCACGCTTATTATCAACAGCAGATTAAAATCAGCGATATTGCCAAAGAACTGTTATTTCATCCAGATTATTTGACGAGGTGTATGCAAAAAACGATGGGGATTACTCCAGTGAACTATTTAAATCAATATCGTATGATACAAGCTAAACGGTTATTAGCAACCTCTAATAAGAAGGTAAATGCAATCGGAAAAGAAGTTGGTATCCAAGATGAAACTTATTTTTCAAGACTGTTTAAACAATATGAAGGCATTTCTCCTACTGAATATAGAAGGGGTATGTCTGACCGTAAACAAAAAAGTGAATAA